In the genome of Arachis stenosperma cultivar V10309 chromosome 2, arast.V10309.gnm1.PFL2, whole genome shotgun sequence, the window atgaaaatgatgaggAATATGAATATGATTATGATGATCACAATCCAAGTGTTGGTGATTGTAGTGACAGTCAACTCGGTAATGcctttatccttttttttttcaatagcAAATAGTGAAAGACATCAATCTAACTCTTGTAATTTAGTTGATTActcttttatttactttattaGTATTCTTGTTAATATTCTCTAGTAATGACATTGGAAATAGgtacgaaaaagaaaaaagtttgtGGTCCCACCCAACTCAAGCATATTCATGCTATGGAGACACAGATAGAGTTAACATGGTGCAACGACAGACCTATAGGCCCAACAAAGACTCAGGTTCAATTGTTTAGTCGATTCTTAGGTACACTTGCAAGAAACTCTAATTTGGTCATGTTATTATATACTAGTTGGCAAGCTGTTTCAAGTGAGACTAAAACTTTAATGTTCGATTATGCAAAGGTAACTAGACCATTCTCCTTTTTAAATTGTTTACAATTAGGCTTAGCATTGTATGGTAAAATAACATAATTCACTGTTTATTCATagtctaaatataaaattccaAGTGATGCTGAGCCTTGGGTGATAGATACCACTGGAGAGTCATGGAAGCAATTTAAGAAATGCATAAAAAAATACCACTATACACCGTACAGCTCATTCAGAGAGATGATAAAAAATCATCCAATTACTATACCTGAACTGCATTTTAGAAAATTAGTTCAATTTTGGAGTCTTGATATCATCAAAGTAAGTTATTTTCACAACTTTCTTAGCTTTATTAATGGTATCGTGTATTTAActaacattatgtatttttgcATTGCAACAATATGTAGGTTATTTCTCACAAAAATCGTGAAAATAGATCCAAACAAAAATGGAATCATCGAATGGGACCTGTTAGTTTTGAATTAGTACGCACTGAATTGGTATCATATTTATGCTTCGCATTTAAGTATCTTTACATCTTTCATGTCATCTATGTTGACTTCATCTGTGTGGACTTTGAGTAATCTTGGTGGTTTCTTTGTAGCATGCAAAAAAAGAGCACAATGAAGATCCATCACAGTATGAGATGTTTGTTGTAACTCGTACTAACAAGAAAGGAGAGACTGACTCGGGAACACAAGAGACGATTGTGAATTGTTTAGTTTCGTAGAAATGTACACTAAAAGAAATGTgtaaatcattttttttattttcagcaTATGCGCACATGAACTTATTACAATTTTCCTTCTTTGTAATAGGATCATCTTCAAAATTTGAAGCAAGCTGGATACAGTGATGATGAAGCACTTCAAACGGTTTTTGGAAAGGAGAGACATGGTAGAGTTCGTTTCTACGGTCGATCAGTCACAAAATCCTCACTTAAAAAGGATAAGCAAATTCGACAAATGCAACAACAACATACTGAAGTGGTTTCAACTATggagaaaaatcaaaataactTAACTTCCAAGTTGGATAGTTTAACGAGCTTGATCAAAACGTTGTTGCAACAAGTTAATCCTGGTATTAGTGCGAAACAAGTGCAAGTAATGATAGAAGCTGCCCAACAATCTCCGCCTGATGCAAGTAGTGCACCAAATGATGCGAGGCGAAGCATTCCTCTTTCACTAGGATCGAACCATGTGTCAAAAGCTATGGAAGTAAGTACTGTCAAAGTTAGTAGTTAAATTAATAGTGGCTGATTGCTGTTTGCTTAATAGTGGCTGATTGCTTAATAGTGGCTGAAGGGGTAGCAATCAGCATTGAATTAGTACTCagtaatattattttaaatttgacttTGTCTATTGATTTCACACTCGATCTGTTTTTTCTGTTTTGCTGGTGTTGATTACTTGATTTGTTTGATAGGTTGGAAGCTAATAATAGTATTTCGGTATTACCGTATTTTTTAAGCTTCTATTTTGGTTGTAGTTGTTTCTTTGTGCTGgatttttttcagttttaagCGACTTCAACAGGGGAGTTGAAGTTCCCCTCAAAGATAGATTAAAAACATATAAACATTACCAAATGTCTCAAAACATTAGCAAATGCTCCTTATTATTTAGTGGTTGAAATTTTCATATTGATTGACTTACTTAACTTGTGCTCCATATTCATTACTCAACTGCACTGCATGCATCATCAAAAACATTTTTGTTCTGTTCTaacttctttatttcttttgctaaCAGGAGGACATGATGTGAAGAAAATATGTTCAATACAAATATAAGATGGGATGGGTCTTATAATGATTTTAGTTATCTAAATGTATTATTTTGATGTGTTCTTTACATTTTGATAAGGGACTTTATCCGATATTACATGTAATGGATAAATGACACCCTATTTTGATTAGTGTTGTAATGGATATTTACTTTTTGATGAAACTTTTATGATTTACATTAATTGAATTTCTCATTCTAagatttattttgtgattatcaTTATTTTGGAATGTGattatgttttaaaaaaataggtTACCATAGATAAGTTATGGCCACGGTGAAAACCATGACCATAGAtaagctatggtcacggttttctCGCTTGACCATAGATTAACCTATGGTCACGATAAAAAAATGTGGCCTAAAGTGCCAGAATTTGAACATTACAACCATGATCATagaaatcgtgaccatagataaaaACACCGTGACCATAGGTCTATGGCCACGAGAGAATAGGCCACGGCAGAAAAATCCTGACCATATGtcaaaaaccgtgaccatagacctatGGTCACCTTTTTCACTAGCTATGGTAACAGGTTttcaccgtgaccatagaccttttCTTTTGTAGTGATAATAAAGGGGTGTGGGATTCTGGGATTCAAAATTTAACAACAGAAAGTAAAAAAGATGAGTTAAATGCAGTAGATCTAAATAGAATTGGAAAATTgcaatgaagaacaaaacagaaagtaaattcaactcaattgcaaGAGCtaggaaagaaatccaagagatcagaggctcaatgagactagaaaacaagtctagatctcaattcttTCCTTGATCCAATAGAGAACAATTtgtagaagaaaagaaaatgaaaacagtaaAGGAAACTCAGATTCAATTCTTGGAACAATTGAGAAGAGAGGTAAAGATGATTCTCAAACTTTGAATCAATGAAActcttcaatctcaattcaaattgcAAAACAGAAAGCAAAAATAGTAGAAGGaatgaaaatgaaaacagaaggctaaatccaattcccaaatcttagaattatgcagaagaaaacaaagatgaATTGTAGATCAATTATTGAAATAGAATTCttcaatctcaatccaaaatttataAACAGAAAGTAAGAAACGCGAAAgtaagaaaaagaaggagagaACTCAACTCTCAATCCCAATTCAAAGCTCAAATGTCAAAGTCAGctcaaaataaaactcaaaaataaaagaaggttcaaaagtgaaagtaaaaaaaaagttatctctaaatcaaactaagtcctatttatacaatttctatttttttatcttgAGAATTTGGAGTGGGCTTCTCAATTTGGTGAAAATTTTGATCCAAGGTAGCTTTTGATTGAAATTGGACTCAGGAACCACCTCCAGTGGAGCGCTCAGTTATGTAAAATAACGTAGCGCTCCCTTGCCTTCTTCCTGGGCTCATGCCAAGCCCATATGCATAGCAAAGTAGTGCTCAGTGAATTATTGTAACGCAGTGCTACATGCTTAAGTAGGATTCCCTCTTTGAGACTTGGTGAACTCATTTTGGACCAATTTCCTTTGTGAAGAGTAGCGCTTCATGCCTTGAGGAAAGGCTCCCTCTTCGAGCCCTGGTGGATGCATTTTGTGGCAAATTTCCTTGGCCCAAGCAATGTAAAGTAGCGCTCAGTGAACTACACAAATGTAGCGCTACTTGTTGCTTCCCTTGTGTTCCCCAGTTCGATCCTTGCTAGCTTCATTTTGGGCAATTTCCTTGCACACTAGCGCTCCTTCCTTCTCCTTGTGTACATGGTTAGAAACTTGGTGAAGCCATTTTGGCTAGTTTCCTTGCCAAAGCCTTGTGTTGCTCCTTCCTTGTCCCCATTTCGAACCTTAGCTCCATCATTCCTTAGCATTGCGCCTTGATTTCATTTTCATGAGGAGCCCGATAAAGTTAACTTAGTTAACTGAGTGCCCTTGCTTTCTTTGGTTCCTTGTAGTGCTCAGTTAAGTGAGTTCACTTAACGCTATAGGCCTTGCTCCCTTGGTTGATGCCACGCTTTTGTTTCCTTGATTGCCACTTTTTTATTTCCTTAGGTCATGCTTTccaaagcgtggcctaaggtcCAAAGCGTGCTTTAACTTCAAAAGCATGCCAAAAATTCCTTTTTCCACcatttcttcacctacaagtaatcaaaacaaccaatcaaagtatcaccaaattcacaaggatGATTTTGTGTCAAATAAAGGATGATTGATTGATTCaacaaaaccatgcaaatccACTCCATATTACTTACTtacaatgcaagaaagtgcataaaacctaatgaaacaagtgaaaaatgcttGAAAAGCTAGCATAAGCTGAATTGTCATCATCGCCTTCCCAATTGCACACCCCACGTGTACGCATCaatcacgcgtatgcgtcgcttACACGGCACCACTACACCAGCGCGCCGCCCAGTTTCAATTATTCCCTCCTcccaaatcctaattctcttccttcttctttcttctttcttctttcccctctcttctttcttctcctcCCCTCTCATCTTTATtccctttattttcttctatttgTTACATTTGCATACTCACATTCATGGCATTTTTACTTCATtgtttcttctccctttttttctatatttgttGTTTTCACATTGGTGTTAAATTTTTCTTACTCAACTGTTGCATATTTCCTGCATTTTTTTGGGTGCTCCTTGACTTGTTTGCTATTTAGTTGACATGCCCTATGCTTCTATTAAtttctcacttacatgttgtagctacatGTAGTCAAGAACCTCATTATTTGGCACTAGCCCACATATGctttatttcttttcatatctttgcTTGTGGgttcttttccttcctttttctcttctttcaggctggccaccaagAGGTAAAAGGAAAAGTTTCTAACTGGAGCAATAAACAAGTCTACCGCACAATCTTTGGAAAaaaaagcatcagttggagccacccatccacttgtacatctctgcatgcaccgaggacggtgcaatctttaagtgtggggaggtcgataccgatctccgtgggttagtcactttcttttcaacaccaatttttgtttttctttgttagttcattgttgcatttgcatgtttgtttgattttgtgcatatattACCGTTACTTAGTTGAAATGATGaattctttttcaagaaactttttagagtatttcactaatttgaattaaaacttttgttaaacctatttgaaaaaattgtatttggaacatagtttatagctaagaacacacaacctgtgagacttgagcttaattatatggttacattatttaaccataaatttttattcttgtgtgttttcttctctatgattgtaatctatattttgctccattctatatttccattatttagtgtatttacatgcttgcatatgattgaggccaacATTTGTTGTTAGCTCccttatcccaaatagcctaccctttCAATCACATTTGTTTGCcaccttgagccttttaatccccgtttgttctatattttaccacatcactagccttaagcgaaaaaataattaattaccccaaatgaatctttggttagcttaagttAGAGATTGTGTGTCAATTAAGTGTGGAAAACTGTGGGAACTTGGGTTGATGAAAGTATACAGTGTTTCATTGaaaaaatattgggaatttgggtacctactcatgtgagaccagaaaaatttaaaactcatgtgcattgatatgttatgtttgcttccaaaaaaaaaaagagaaaaaccgaaaatattcaaataattaaGTAAATAAGTGAATAAGGGGACAAGATTTGCCCAATGTTAAGTTTAATAAacgatcaatgcatatgtgataaaattaaagataatttggtacatgagtatgtaATGTAAAAGTGGaaattttgggtagctaggcatgattttGGAATTACATAGAGTGTGTATGTgtgttaggtgagagcttaggttaattaaagattcatattttagctcacttgaccatacatatatcctcacccttaccttagccccattacaaccttgaaaagtcctcatgatgtttgcattggtatactaaTTAAATACTTGTTGATtgattagatgaagaacaaagttttagaaagcatgattagagaagagtagagtgattgaccctagacacttgagagattagagcgCATATACACTTCCTGttagggttcaatgcttgattttatgttccctgctttcatgagttatttttttctgcaagtctatttgtactttatttttatgatttgaattagtgaaatacagttcatatttgtttttgaaaaatttatctatttttaaccaagtgggtagaaacattttgcatgtagttgcattcatatagataggttgcatttcatctattctaccattcctcttcactcgtatagcttctcttgagcttagcatgaggacatgttaatgtttaagtgtggggagatttgatgcaccactatttcgtggtacatcttgtgcttaattgagtgaattttatccactaatctcacacttattcatagaaatagcatgttttacatttttcttcctgattttgtgctatgattggaaacatgtttctttggtcttaatttagctaattttaatcccctcttattaccattcgatgcctagatatgtgtgttaagtgatctCACaatttatagggcatgaatggcttagaggatagaaaggaagcatgcaaaagtggaaggaatacaagaaattgaaggaattgctgagctTTCCAGCTTGACCCCTTCGCAttcaatcgatcataacttgagctacagaggtccaattgaaacggttccagttgcgttggaaagctaacatccgagGCTTCACAACTACATATAATTTGCAATAGTTGCCATGCTGTTAggtgatgcgcacgcgtggatcacACGTACACGTGACTTGGCAAAAGTTCAATCCACGCATACGtgtggacgacgcgtacgcgtgacagagACACGTGCTGGACATATCAGAAATCACTGAGGTCGATTTCTGGGCTTTTTTTAACCTAATTTTTGGCCCAGAATATGCAGATTAGAGGCTACAAAGTCAgagaatccattcattcaatCATCATTCACTTATCATTCACACAagtttaggttttagatgtaatTTTTAGAGAGAGATGGGCTCTCTCCTCTATTTAggctttaggatttaggatttctcttagttttaggtttGTTTCTTcccaattccaggttcaatgttcctttaatttatttttcttctactttttaTTTATCCCATTACTCTAGTTTATCTATTCCTCTTGTGGATTCTCTTCTTATTCATTTTGGCTATGAATTTTCCATATTAGAATTGATTTCTCTTATTAATGCAAATGAGGTGTTTCATATTTATTacttcttctattatttgttaTTAATTGATGTTTTATGTTAGATTTgtcctcttggctttggttgagtaattggtgacacttgagttatcaaactcctttgttgattgataattggaagttgttgattgatttagatccctctaaagctagtctttccttaggagttgattaggacatgaggaatcaaattgattagtccacttgactttccttcattcgttgagggttaactaagtgggagcaatgaacaattctcatcataattgataaggataactaggatatgatttccagttctcataccttgccaagagcttatctagttattagtttattccttttgccatttactattcttgcttcttatcttaaaaaccccaaaatagaCCTTTACATAACCAATAACAATAACACTTCTCTGTAATTCCCTGAGAGaagacccgaggtttaaatacttcggttattatttattagggatttgttacttatgacaaacaatcttttgtacgaaaggattcttgttggtttagaaactatactttcaaCAAAaacttatttgtgaaattctagaccacgaAAGAATCCGCTCGTCAAGCATCAGCACTAGTTAGAGAAGATGATAGTGGACAACAACCCATTTACTTCATCAGTAAGGTTTTACAAGGGCCTGAACTGAACTaccaaaagatagaaaaattcgcttACACCCTCAAACTCACCTCCTGGCAGCTTCGACCATattttcaagcccacaccatcaggGTACGGACTAATCAACCTATGAAAGGAATCATGCAAAAAACATATCTGGCTGGAAGAAttctacaatgggcaatcgGGCTGTCAGAATTCGACCTCAAATATGAAGCTCGCACTGCCATCAAGTCCCAGTACTTGGCTGACTTCATTGTATAGTACACAGACACCCCGGGGACCTCCAtagaatggaatctctatgtcGACTACTCATTGAACAAAGCCAGAAGTGGGGCAGGCGATATCCTAGGAAGCGACCAAAAAGAGTATGAAGAGTATGAAGCCCTACTGGCTGGCCTGAAACTGGCTAGGGAAGTCAGAGCACAAGAGCTTACCATCCTCAGCGATTCACAAGTAATCACCTCCTAGATAGAAGGAAGCTACCAAGCAaaggatcccaccatgaaaaagtacctAAACAAGACCAAAGAACAGCACGGGAACTTCAGAAAATATGAGATCCAACACATACCTCGGGAAGAAAATGCCCGATCCGACGCACTATCAAAACTACCCAGCACCAagcagggggcaacaatagaagccttatcCAAGAAACATTACAGCACCCATCGACTTCAAGGGAAGAGAAGGTCTTAAGCATATCAGACCAGAACCTAGggtggatgacccccataatcaactacctcaagtCCGAAATACTTCCCACAAAAAAGAAGGATGCAAAAAGGCTTATACGGGAAGCACAATATAACACCCTGGTACACGACGTCCTGTACAGGAGAGGAATTTCAACACCCCTCCTAAAGTGTGTCCCGACTTCTGCCACAAAGGAGGTCCTAGAGGACGTTCACAGCGGCATGTGCGACAACCACCTCGGGGCACGGGCTCTATCCAAAAAGGTACTCCAAGCcggcttctactggccgaccttacagAAGGAAGTAATAGAGTTCGTCAAAATATGCCCTCCATGCCAGAAGCACGCCAACTTTCACATCTCCTCACATGAAGAGCTCATTTGCGTCACTTCATTCTGGCCGTTCGCAAAGTGGGGGCTCAACCTCCTCGAACCATTCCCCCCAGGGGTTGAGACAAGTCAAATTTCTCATTGtaggaatagattacttcacaaagtggattgaggcagagccaCTGGCCACCGCTACTGCCCAGAGAAGTCAAAAGTTCCTGTAtagaaacatcgtcacaaggtttaGGGTTTCGTACTCCATCACCATGGACAATAGAACTCAGTTCACTAACAGAGGC includes:
- the LOC130962937 gene encoding uncharacterized protein LOC130962937, with translation MKKDKMPKKLLTRVDDEGQSKMATKKITNMKDREDQIKMPTKNCNEENHLGKMKANEIEGQSGKKPSRKKVTMKKSKMEDDKTKMNSNDDNGQSKKPTNKNMLMKKSNEEDANEEEHKIESLIPTMTLDEFFKKYGISLDENDEEYEYDYDDHNPSVGDCSDSQLGTKKKKVCGPTQLKHIHAMETQIELTWCNDRPIGPTKTQVQLFSRFLGTLARNSNLVMLLYTSWQAVSSETKTLMFDYAKVISHKNRENRSKQKWNHRMGPVSFELVRTELHAKKEHNEDPSQYEMFVVTRTNKKGETDSGTQETIDHLQNLKQAGYSDDEALQTVFGKERHGRVRFYGRSVTKSSLKKDKQIRQMQQQHTEVVSTMEKNQNNLTSKLDSLTSLIKTLLQQVNPGISAKQVQVMIEAAQQSPPDASSAPNDARRSIPLSLGSNHVSKAMEPDEPALSDGGVAPIYANGPVLENGFVHSDSSASGGFEGIVVAVYEEEEEDPEIEIEQDEEMDEPHDDSPNSHV